In Synechococcus sp. UW179A, the DNA window AAGGATTTCTCTGGGTCTGCTTGTTTCGTTTCAGTTCCTTCAAGCCCAGTTAGTGGCGCCGATTTCCACACTTCCTCAGCTGAGTTCCACCCTTCAGCGTCTGATTGGAAATCTTGGCCGATTATTGGACCTTACGACGACGGCAGATGATCCGCATGTACGCAGTTTTCAGGCTGCCAGGGATGGATTCGATACGGGAGATCGTCTCCAGGGACGGATCACACTCGAAAGGGTCACCTATGGATTCAATGCCGTTGACCCTCCCTTTATCCCAGCCCTCGATCTGGATGTTCCGGCTGGGTCAAGGCTGGCGCTAGTGGGTGCCAGTGGATCTGGTAAAACCACTTTGATCCGGATGCTTGCAGGTTTGGTTGACCCTCTTCAAGGTCAAATTCTGTTCGACGGTAAGACCTGGGATCAACTGGATGACCAGGTCGTGCGCGGGAGTATCGCTTATGTGCCGCAGCAGGTGTTTGTTTTCAATGCCAGCCTTCGCGACAACATCACTCTATGGAATCCTGATTTCACTGACGAAGATCTTCAGGCTGCAGCGGCCGATGCTCAACTGCTGGAGATGGTCAACTCGCAACCGGAGGCCTTTCAGCGGCAGTTGCGAGATAATGGCAGTGATCTCAGTGGTGGAGAACGCCAGCGTCTTGAGATCTGTCGTGCTCTGATTCGTCGCCCATCGGTTCTGCTTCTCGACGAAGCCACCAGCTCACTCGATAACGTCACACAACGTCGAGTGATTGATGCCGTCCAAAAGCGTGGCATTACTGTCGTTAGTTGTGCGCATCGGCTGGATGCAGCACTGAGTAGTCAACAGGTTCTTGTTCTGGCTCACGGCAAGGTGGTTGAGCTTGGTCATCCTGATGACCTGTTGGCTAATCCGGATGGAGCGTTCACGAAGCTCGTGGCCGCTGAACGGCGTGATCAGGTGGAGGTTTGATGGCATGACCGACTCACGCAAACGCGCTCTTCAGCAGGTCGATCACCTAGAGAACGACCTCCTCTTTGAGGTTGTGGAAGAAGCTGATCCTCAGCGTGATCTTCGACTGATCGGCTTTTGTTTGCGGCGTCTGGAAGCACCTGCGCAGTCTCTCATTGCCATGCCCGATGCTGATATCAGTTTTCAGCTCGATCACAACGATATTCATCATCGTCGAGTGGACGCACCGCGTGAGCCATGGAAACGTGAATTTCCCATGCTGATCGTGAAAGATTTGGCGAATGGTGAACCCCTGGCGTTGTATCGCGAACGTGGTCGGAACTGGTTCTATTCAGCAGCTCAGGGAAAGCACTGGCTCGTGCCGACGGATATTCGCCTCGACAGAGATGCCTACGAGATCTATCCATCACTGCCGGCCAAGATTCTTGGCCCCTTAGAGGTGGTCAAATTTGCATTCAGCACGGAGTGGAATGCCATCTGGGCTCTGGTTATTGCCTCTGCTGTAGTGATGACATTTCATCTGTCTATTCCGATGTTCACCAATGTTCTGGTGAACCGGATCCTGCCTGAAAACGATAGTGCACTACTGATTGAGGGTTTAGCAATTGTGATTGTAGTGGTGGTGGGTGTTGCTGCTGCCCAGTATTTGCAGACCATGATGATGCTGCGGATTGAAAGTGTTACGGATCTGCGATTACAGACCGCAGTCTTTGATCGCGTTATGCGTCTTCCAATGCGCTTCATTTCCAAATACACCACCGGTGATCTTTCCTCGCGTGTTGAATCGATCAATCAATTACGTCAATTACTCGGAAGTGGTGTTCTCTCGACCTTGCTCACTACAGTCTTCAGCTTGGGTTACTTCGTTCTGATGGTGATTTATGACCGCTCACTAGCCATCTGGGCTGCTTTGTTCACGGTTGTTTCTCTGACATCTCTGCTCTATCTCACAATTCGTGATATTCAATTGCAAAAACCATTGTTGGAGACTGGAGCTGAGATCACCAATTTCTCACTGCAATCTGTCATGGGACTTCCGCAAATTCGTAGTTCCGCAACAGAACCGTTTGTTCTGCTTCGCTGGCTGCGCGAGATTAATCGTTATGCGCTGTTGCAATTGCGCAGCAACTTTTATAACGATGCGATCGAAATGTTCGGGACGCTGGTGAGTCCACTGGCTTCCTTAATGCTGTTCGCACTGGTGACTCACAAACTCCTGGCAACTGCCAGCAATTCAGCCGAGTTTGAGCTGATTTTGGTGAGCTTTATTTCCTTCAACGCTGCGTTCACAGGATTCAATGCAGCCCTTTCCCAGGCAGCCAATCTTGCTGCCAATACTTTAGGACGAGCCAGCGTTCTCTGGCAGCGTGCCGAACCAGTGATCTATGCCGAAGTGGAGCGGGGCTATGAACCCGATGCTGTGCATCATGACCTGGAGGGTCATTTCCTTTTCAGAGATGTTGTTTACCAGTTTCCGGGTTCTAATGATCCGCTTTATCGCAATCTCAATTTCGAGATCACACCTGGCCAGCACACGGTGATCACAGGGCCGAGCGGCTGCGGAAAAACCACAATTATCAACATGTTCCTGGGCTTCGTTGAACCTCAGGGGGGTGATTTACTGGTCGATGGTATTGCGCTGCCTCAGCTCGCCATCCGCCATTACCGCCGTCAGCTCGGTGTTGTTCTGCAGACCGCCCATCTTAATTCCGGCTCGATCTACGACATTGTCTCTGGCGGTCTTGTGACTGAAGAAGATCGAATCTGGGCAGCGCTTGAATCTGCTGCCGTGGCTGATGACGTGGCAGCCATGCCGATGAAGCTCGAGACGATTGTGATGGATGGGGCAGGCAACATGTCCGGTGGCCAGGCACAAAGAATCGCAATCGCCAGAGCGTTGATTCACCAACCTCGAGTGCTCCTAATGGATGAAGCCACCAGTGCTCTGGATCCTCCATCACAACAGCGCATCAATGAAACGGTTCAGTCACTTGGGATTACAAGGATCAGCGTTGCGCACCGTTTGGCCACCATCCGCGATGCGGACAGGATCATTGTGCTGCGTGATGGTGTAGCCGCTGAAAGCGGAACCTGGGACGAACTTAAACAACACGGCTACCTTGCAGAAATTCTGTCTAAGGGACACTGAGAGACGATGACAGCGCCAAAGACACCCTTTTCCTTGCATCAGATGATGGGCTCTGAAAAGGTTTCGCTCTCTGAATCATCTCCTGGCACGCCCATCACTCGCGACGATCTCGAAGACCGGCAGCTAGGGCTTGGTGAAGCCTGGTTAGAAGCGATCGCGCCTCAGGAGCTTGAAAAGCTTGAGCGTCGCTTTGCATGGTCCGGACTTGATCGTGAGGCTCTTTACAGAGTGCTAGATCAGCTTGAGCAACCTGATGAACCCTCAAGAACGGAGATCTGGTTTCAGGAGTTGACGTTTCTGCAGGAAGCATTGCGCAGTGATCCTGAACGCGAGCTTGAGCCTTATGTCGAGGAGGTGTCGGAGGCGAATCCTGATCAGCTCCCTTTCAGCGACCTGTGGCTTCCAGCGGTTGAGGCTTTCGTCGCTCGTCTGCGCAGCAACTTGGTCGATCTCCAGCACCGCAGTATCGATGATCAGGTTTATCGCTCTCTAGGTCGGTCACTGCTCACCAGGTTGAGCAGTATCTCTGAACAGGCTTTGTTCGAGCAGTTCAACCTACAGAGGCCTCCCGGAGCGATGTTGCTGGCTCATCTCGGTACAGATGGCGATGGGCAGGGTCCTCCTGTAAGGGAGTACTACGAGCGTTTCATCAGGGAGTATCGGTGCGATGGATTGGCCACTTTTTTGGAGACGTTCCCTGTTCTGGGACGTTATCTGGGGCAGGTCTGTGGCGATTGGCAACGGTCCAACGAAACTTTGCTTCGGCGGATTGATGCTGACGCGATTCCCTTGCAGCAGCTCTTTGGCGTCGAGCCTGAGATGGTTCTATCCGGAGTTCATCAGGGCCTAAGTGATCCCCACAATCATGGTCAGGTTGTGAGCATTTTGAAGTTCGCTCAAGCCGATGGAAGTTCTTCCGTGCAAGTGGTTTACAAGCCCAAGGACATGGGCGTGGACTTGGCTTATCAACAGGCACTTGAACATCTCAACAGCGTCAGCACACTGAAGCCGCTGCGCAGTTTGCGGATTTACTGCGGCAACGACTACGGATACATGGAGCATGTCGAGCATCGTCTCTGTGAAGGAGATGATGAGCAGGAGCGCTTCTATCGCAATGCTGGACGATTGACAGCCGTCCTTCATCTCCTGGGTTGTACGGATTGCCACTACGAGAACCTGATCGCTTGCGGGGATCAGCTGCTGTTGATCGATACCGAAACTCTTCTTGAGGCCGATTTACCTGATCATGTTTCAGATGCCTCTGATCAACAGACAGCCCTGTCTCAGTCGAATCTTCAGAAGAGTTTTCAGAATTCAGTGCTTCGATCAGGTTTGATGCCGAACTGGCTTTTTGTCGGTCAGGCCAAGGTCGCTGTCGATATCAGCGCTCTAGGCATTGCCCCCCCTCTCAAGCCCCTGACGAAGGGGCCGGGTTGGCTGGGGCTGAACAGTGACGGAATGATGGCTGCCCAGATCAGCCGTCCATCATTGTTGCCCACGAGTCTTCCAGTGGGTGTTGGTGCAACCAACGGTCTCAACGCCCATCTTGAGACGTTCTGCCAGGGATTCCGTGAGCAGTGCTCTGAATTTGAACGAACGCGTGAGGACTGGATCAGACCCGGTGGAGTGCTCGATCAGTTCCGTGGGCTGCCTCGTCGCATTGTGCTTCGGGCCACCCGAGTTTATTTCGCATTGCAGCGTCAGCAACTTGAGCCAGCGGCTCTGCGTTCGTCCCTCCGCCAGGGGCTCGTGCTCGAGCAGCTCAGCCGCAGTTTTCTAATGGCCAGCGAACAACCGCTGCACTGGCCTGTATTTGAAGCTGAATTGCGTCAGATGGAGCGTTTGGATATTCCATTTTTCGTCCATTCCATCGATGGACAGGATCTGCCCTTAGTTGACGATATGAAGCCCGTTGAGGGGTTTATGGAAACCAGTGGTCTGGAGTCGAGTCGTCAGCGTATTGCTGAATTGGATCCAGCAGCCGTTGCGTTCCAGGAGCAATTAATCCGCGGTACGAGCCGTGCGCGCATTTCCACTGAAGTTGGCAGAAGTCCAC includes these proteins:
- a CDS encoding ATP-binding cassette domain-containing protein, translated to MTDSRKRALQQVDHLENDLLFEVVEEADPQRDLRLIGFCLRRLEAPAQSLIAMPDADISFQLDHNDIHHRRVDAPREPWKREFPMLIVKDLANGEPLALYRERGRNWFYSAAQGKHWLVPTDIRLDRDAYEIYPSLPAKILGPLEVVKFAFSTEWNAIWALVIASAVVMTFHLSIPMFTNVLVNRILPENDSALLIEGLAIVIVVVVGVAAAQYLQTMMMLRIESVTDLRLQTAVFDRVMRLPMRFISKYTTGDLSSRVESINQLRQLLGSGVLSTLLTTVFSLGYFVLMVIYDRSLAIWAALFTVVSLTSLLYLTIRDIQLQKPLLETGAEITNFSLQSVMGLPQIRSSATEPFVLLRWLREINRYALLQLRSNFYNDAIEMFGTLVSPLASLMLFALVTHKLLATASNSAEFELILVSFISFNAAFTGFNAALSQAANLAANTLGRASVLWQRAEPVIYAEVERGYEPDAVHHDLEGHFLFRDVVYQFPGSNDPLYRNLNFEITPGQHTVITGPSGCGKTTIINMFLGFVEPQGGDLLVDGIALPQLAIRHYRRQLGVVLQTAHLNSGSIYDIVSGGLVTEEDRIWAALESAAVADDVAAMPMKLETIVMDGAGNMSGGQAQRIAIARALIHQPRVLLMDEATSALDPPSQQRINETVQSLGITRISVAHRLATIRDADRIIVLRDGVAAESGTWDELKQHGYLAEILSKGH
- a CDS encoding type 2 lanthipeptide synthetase LanM family protein, whose product is MTAPKTPFSLHQMMGSEKVSLSESSPGTPITRDDLEDRQLGLGEAWLEAIAPQELEKLERRFAWSGLDREALYRVLDQLEQPDEPSRTEIWFQELTFLQEALRSDPERELEPYVEEVSEANPDQLPFSDLWLPAVEAFVARLRSNLVDLQHRSIDDQVYRSLGRSLLTRLSSISEQALFEQFNLQRPPGAMLLAHLGTDGDGQGPPVREYYERFIREYRCDGLATFLETFPVLGRYLGQVCGDWQRSNETLLRRIDADAIPLQQLFGVEPEMVLSGVHQGLSDPHNHGQVVSILKFAQADGSSSVQVVYKPKDMGVDLAYQQALEHLNSVSTLKPLRSLRIYCGNDYGYMEHVEHRLCEGDDEQERFYRNAGRLTAVLHLLGCTDCHYENLIACGDQLLLIDTETLLEADLPDHVSDASDQQTALSQSNLQKSFQNSVLRSGLMPNWLFVGQAKVAVDISALGIAPPLKPLTKGPGWLGLNSDGMMAAQISRPSLLPTSLPVGVGATNGLNAHLETFCQGFREQCSEFERTREDWIRPGGVLDQFRGLPRRIVLRATRVYFALQRQQLEPAALRSSLRQGLVLEQLSRSFLMASEQPLHWPVFEAELRQMERLDIPFFVHSIDGQDLPLVDDMKPVEGFMETSGLESSRQRIAELDPAAVAFQEQLIRGTSRARISTEVGRSPRDVVAPNVDVLTLTPEQLYQESRRQLEMLEEIAIRDADGLIDWLGMDLGSDGESFCFGPVGTSLYGGSIGVALLAAHFADEPGPAELVESCVKPLLQMGEKDRDGLRLRWWRDQALGLSGCGGSLLSIQELATWGPESQQPMLQELQTSLIEALLPEHIRADLGLDMIAGVTGLMGPLLRDGSIRALDLAVIAGDHLLGLQNEHGAWSVRGKQPLLGFSHGTAGYLAALVKLGQQLGEQRFLDAAAKALTYERERFDVEHLNWPDYRDHQPDEPNKFMTSWCHGAPGIALSRACLFGSPLWDEQCVDEMANALQTLTALSLPFCDHLCCGTFGNAGILRVVAEGPWAKSVTESVRTAAINRSSELVAQAVSIADQSGGAFRGFGTSEGNLLLPGCFTGMSGMGLALLDQMNRDDRLGTLMTIGLLSPAGAIATTPMHESASKAS